From Oryza brachyantha chromosome 9, ObraRS2, whole genome shotgun sequence, a single genomic window includes:
- the LOC102707335 gene encoding vacuolar iron transporter 2 encodes MVKQLVHDEEKQRLLLEEHTEKHFTAGEVVRDIIIGVSDGLTVPFALAAGLSGANAPSALVLTAGLAEVAAGAISMGLGGYLAAKSDADHYHRELQREQEEIDTVPDTEAAEIAEILSQYGLGPQEYGPVVNSLRNNPKAWLEFMMKFELGLEKPDPRRAVTSAGTIALAYVVGGLVPLLPYMFVPTADRAMATSVAVTLAALLFFGYVKGHFTGNRPFLSALQTTVVGALASAAAFAMAKAVQSI; translated from the exons atggtGAAGCAGCTGGTGCATGACGAGGAGAAGCAGCGGCTGCTGCTGGAGGAGCACACGGAGAAGCACTtcaccgccggcgaggtggtgcGCGACATCATCATCGGCGTGTCCGACGGGCTCACCGTGCCGTTCGCCCTCGCCGCGGGGCTGTCCGGAGCCAACGCGCCCTCCGCGCTCGTCCTCACCGCCGGCCTcgccgaggtcgccgccggcgccatctcCATGGGCCTCGGAGG GTATCTGGCGGCGAAGAGCGACGCGGACCACTACCACCGCGAGCTGCAGCGCGAGCAGGAGGAGATCGACACCGTCCCCGACACCG aggcggcggagatcgcgGAGATACTGTCGCAGTATGGGCTGGGCCCTCAGGAGTACGGGCCCGTCGTCAACTCCCTCCGCAACAACCCCAAGGCCTGGCTTGAGTTCATGATGAA GTTTGAGCTGGGGCTGGAGAAGCCGGATCCAAGGAGGGCGGTGACGAGCGCGGGGACGATCGCGCTGGCGTACGTGGTGGGCGGGCTGGTGCCGCTGCTGCCCTACATGTTCGTGCCCACGGCCGACCGCGCCATGGccacctccgtcgccgtcaccctcgccgccctcctcttCTTCGGCTACGTCAAGGGCCACTTCACCGGCAACCGCCCCTTCCTCAGCGCCCTCCAGACCACCGTCGTCGgcgccctcgcctccgccgccgccttcgccatGGCCAAGGCCGTCCAGTCCATCTAA